Within bacterium, the genomic segment TGGCCAGGGAAGACTGCCATTCCGTTTCTCGCGTATTTCAGGGCGGCGTTGAGATGCGTCGGGTCGCTCATGACGCCCCCTGGGAGCCGCGATGAGTCCGGTCGCGGATCAGTTCTTCGATGTCGTCGCGTCGAAATCGAACCAGCGCTTTGCGTTGGCCTCGCCAAAGTCGAACACTGGGGATCCGGCCAGACGCGGCTGCCTCGTAGACCGTCGCCGGCTTCAACCGCAGAATGCGGCCGACTTCCTCTGCAGTAAGTAGCGTGTCGTGGGTATCAGTGGGCATCGCGAAAACCTCCATCGATGATCCCGGTCGTGACACCTTGTGTCTCCGACGACAGGACCCTGGGAAATCGACGGGGTTATTCGCGCAAGTGGTTTGGAATCAGTCAGATATTGGCGGCGCGGTGTCTTTGAGTCGATTGAGAATGGCGATTCCGTCCTTGCGCAGGCGACGAGCTTTGTGAATCGTCCGGGGGCCAGGCGGTTTTGCGCTCATGTCCGGCGACCGGCTCCAGGAGTGCTCCAATCGGTTTGCCTCGTCGATCATGCGCTCGGCCCGCTCGGCCATCGCGGCTCGCCCTTCCGGTGACGCAGGAACCTGTATCGAGGCACGCACCTCGTGACCGAATCGCGGACTGTTTCTGTTCGCAGTTGGGCGCCCAGGGCCTCGATTCACCAAGTCCGCGATCTTGTGAGGAGGATCCAAGCTGCATCGGATGCGGCTCACCATCGATCGAATTTGCCGAGGTGTGAGTCCAAAGA encodes:
- a CDS encoding helix-turn-helix domain-containing protein, whose amino-acid sequence is MPTDTHDTLLTAEEVGRILRLKPATVYEAAASGRIPSVRLWRGQRKALVRFRRDDIEELIRDRTHRGSQGAS